The DNA sequence AACCAGTCGGTCCCGTCGAGCACTTCGCGCAACAGCGCGACACGCACAGCGTTCATGACTCACCATCCTGCCGCGACGAACCGGGAGGAAAACGGGGAAGCCGCCCGGCTCACCCGTTTGTGCCCCGGCCGGGGTACGCCCGGCGGTGCTGATGGGGCGGGTGTGCTGCCGGGGGCGGATCGTGGCGCGGTCGGACGCGGTTCGCGGGGGCTGCCGGGCCCGATTCGCGGGGGGCTGCTCGACGTGGATCGTGGCGGCTCCCCGATGTGGCTCATGGCGGCTGCCCGGCACGGTTCGCGGTGCCGCCCGGCGTGGGTCGTGGCGCTGCCCGATGCGGTTCGCGATGCTCCCCGGGGCGGATCGTGGCACTGCCGGACGCGGCTCGTGGCGCTGCCCGGTGCCGCTCACGGCGGGCGTGACAGTATCGCTGTCATGACGACTTCCGCTGACACAACAAAGCCCGCAGCCAAGGACCCTTGGGACCTTCCGGACGTCTCCGGCCTGGTGGTCGGCGTCCTCGGCGGCACCGGTGACCAGGGGCGCGGCCTCGCCTACCGGCTTGCCAAGGCCGGCCAGCGGGTGATCATCGGCTCCCGCGCCGCCGAGCGCGCCGAGGCCGCCGCCGCCGAACTGGGACTCGGCGTCGAGGGCGCCGACAACGCCGAGTGCGCCCGGCGCAGCGACATCGTGATCGTCGCCGTGCCCTGGGAGGGCCACGGCAAGACCCTGGAGGCGCTGCGCGAGGAGCTCGCGGGGAAGCTCGTGATCGACTGCGTCAACCCGCTCGGCTTCGACAAGCAGGGCGCCTACGCGCTGAAGCCGGAGGAGGGCAGCGCCGCCCAGCAGGCCGCCGCCCTGCTGCCGGAGTCCCGGGTGACGGCCGCCTTCCACCACCTGTCCGCCGTGCTCCTGTCCGACCCGGAGATCGACGAGATCGACACGGACGTGATGGTGCTCGGCGAGAACCGGGCCGACACCGACCTCGTCCAGGCGCTGGCCGCCCGCATCCCCGGGATGCGCGGCGTCTTCGCGGGACGGCTGCGCAACGCGCACCAGGTGGAGTCGCTGGTCGCCAATCTGATCTCCGCCAACCGGCGGTACAAGGCGCACGCGGGGCTGCGGGTCACGGACGTCTGACCGCCCCGGCCCCGCTGCCGGACGGGCGCCCGGCCGGGCGGGGCGCCCGTGGGCCGCTGACGGGCATGGGGGACAATGACCGGGATCGTAGGCACTCGCGCCGGATCACCGTTCACGTTCCCCGTCCCCGGACAGGAGCCGCCCCCCATGCCCCGCCTCGCCCTCTACGCCCTCGCCGTCTGCGTCCTCGCGGTGGCCGCGGCCGTCGTCTCCTTCTACCGGGGCAGCTGGCTCGGCGTGATCTGGATCCTGCTGGCGGGCGTCGCCTCCAACATGGCCTGGTTCTACGTCCGCAAGCAGAAGATGGACCGCGAGGCGGCGCGGGCGGCGGCGGCCGTCACGGAGTGAGGCCGCCGTTCCCGGCCGCCGTCAGCCGACGCGGATCCACTGCCACTGGTCGGCCGGCGAGGGGACGCTCTCCGGAGCGTCCCAGAACTGGAACAGCCGCCGTCCCCAGTACGCGTCCCACTCCTCGACGCCCAGCACCCGCAGCACCGCGTGGATCAGGTCGAAGAACGCGTTGTTGACCTCCGGGATCATCAGGAACCCGAACAGCGCCAGGAACCCGAACGGCGCGAACGGCTCCACCTGCCGCCGCACCCCCGGCGACAGCCACGGCTCCACGATCCCGTAGCCGTCCATGCCCGGGACGGGCAGCAGGTTGAGGATCGCCGCCGAAACCTGGAGCAGCACCATGAAGCCCAGCGCGTAGCGGAACGTGTCCGGCACCCCGTCGAGCGCGCCCAGCCAGAACGGCGCCGCGCAGACCACCGCGAACAGGACGTTCGTCAGCGGCCCGGCCGCCGAGATCAGGCTGTGCTTCCAGCGGCCGCGGACGCGGTGCCGCTCGATGAAGACCGCGCCGCCGGGGAGGCCGATCCCACCCATGATCACGAAGATGACGGGAAGGACGACGCTCAGCACCGCGTGCGTGTACTTGAGCGGGTTGAGGGTGAGGTACCCCTTCGCCCCGACCGTGATGTCCCCGCCGTGCAGGGCGGTGCGGGCGTGCGCGTACTCGTGGAGGCAGAGCGAGACGACCCAGCCCGAGACGACGAACAGGAACACGGCGAAGCCGGGGCTCGCCGCGTAGTCGGTCCACACCGCCCACATCGACACCGCCATCACGGCGACGAGGGCGAGGAAGACGGGGCTCACGCGCCGCTCGGCGTGCGTCGCGTCGGATGCCATGGTTCTGCGCTCCAGGGGTCTGCGGGGGCGGCCGGGGACGCCCGGCGCGGGGGTGTACCGGCGGGGCGGCACGGGTGTACCGGCAGGACGGTACTTGGTCGGGCCGGAAAGTCGTAACGCCCGCCGGGTCCGAGCGGGGACAATGACCCGGTGCGTTACGGCATCCTCGGCACCACCCAGGCCCATACCGACGACGGGCGGCCCGTCGCCGTCGGCGGCGCGCGGCTGCGCGCGCTGCTCGCGGCGCTCGCCCTCAACCCCGGGCGGGGGCACGCGTCCGGCACGCTCATCGACCTCGTCTGGGGCGACGAGCCACCGGCGGACGCGCCCGGCGCGCTCCAGGCGCTCGTCGCGCGGCTCCGGCGGGCGCTCGGCGCCGGGGCGGTCGAGTCGGTGGCCGGCGGCTACCGGCTGAACGCCCGGCCCGACGACGTCGACCTGCACCGCTTCCAGCGCCTCGCCGACGAGGGCGAGCGGACGCTCGCCGACGGCGACCCGGTGAAGGCGGCCGGGCTGCTGGACGACGCGCTCGCGCTGTGGCGCGGGTCCGCCCTGTCCGACCTGCCGGGACACGAGGCGCTCGCCGCCCGGCTGGACGCCCGGCACCTCGCCGCGCGGCGCGGCCGGCTCGCCGCGTCCGTCGCCCTCGGCGACCCGGACGCCGCCCTGCCCGAGCTGGCCGAACTCTGCGCCGACCACCCCCTGGACGAGCCGCTGCACGCCCTCCGGCTGCGCGCCCTGCGCGCGGCGGGCCGCCCGGCGGAGGCCCTGGCCGCCTACGAGGACGTCCGCGCGGCCTTCTCCGACCGGCTGGGCACGGACCCGGGCCCGGAACTGCGCGCGCTGCACGCGGAGCTGCTGGGGGGTGGGGGCGAGGGCGCGGGGGATCCCTGGGCGTCCGGGGCGTCCGGAGGCGCCGCGTCCGGACGATCCGGGCGGCCCGGGCGCCCCGCGCCGGGCCGGACGGCCGGCGCGGACGGCTCCTCGGACGGCTCCTCGGACGGCTCCTCGGACGGATCCGGGACCGCGGCGGGGTGGCCCGGCCACCCCGGGGGCCCCGGACCCGAGGCGGCCGCCCGGGACGCGGGCGGGACGGCGGGACGGCATGGCCAGGCCGGTTGGGCCGGGCCGGATGATCGGACCGGTCAGGCTGGTCAGGACGGCCAGGCCCGTCAGACCGGTCGGGTCGGACAGGGTGGTTGGGCCGGTCAGGATGCTCAGAACGGTCGTGACGGCCGTGACGGTCGTGTCCGGGAGGGTGGGACGGACGGGCAGAGCTCGTGGGCCGGGGTAGCCGGGACAGCCGGTGCTACCGGGACGGCCGGTGTTCCCGGGACAGGTGGAGAGGGCGCGTCCGCCGGTGTGGGGCATCCGGCCGGTCAGACCGGCCAGGGCGGCCAGCCCGGGTCTGACGGCCAGTCCGGGCCTGACGGGCCCCCCGGGCCCGCCGGGCACCCCGGGTCCGCCGCGCCCAGCTCGTCCAACTCGTCCAGTTCGTCCAGCGCGCACGGCACACCCGGCGCGTATGCCTCGCCTGCCCCGCCGCGCCCGTACGCCGACGGCACCCAGGGCCGTCCGGCCGGGGCCGGGGCGGAAGGTTCCGCCCTCGCCCCGACCGCCCTCGCCCCGGCCGGCCGTGCCCCCCGCGGCAACCTCCGCGCCCGGCTCACCTCCTTCGTCGGCCGCGAGGACGACGTCCTGGTGATCCGGCGGGACCTGGAGCGGCACCGGCTCGTCACCCTGCTCGGGCCGGGCGGGGCCGGGAAGACGCGGCTGTCGCAGGAGGCCGCCGAGGCCGTGGCGCGGGAGACGGGGGCCTGGCCGGACGGGGTGTGGCTCGCCGAGCTCGCGCCCGTCGACGACCCCGCGACCGTGCCGGAGGCCGTGCTCACCGCCCTCGGCGGGCGCGAGACCGTGGTGCGCGGCACCGTGGAGGGGCTGCGGGCCGCCTCCGAGGCCACCTCGGGCGACCCGCTGGCCCGGCTGGCCGAACTGTGCGGGCCGCGCCGGATGCTGCTCGTCCTCGACAACTGCGAGCACGTGATCGACGCCGCGGCCCGGCTCGCCGAGACGCTGCTCGCGCACTGCCCCGGCGTGACCGTCCTCGCCACCAGCCGCGAACCGCTCGCCGTGCCCGGCGAGTCCGTACGCCCGGTGGAACCGCTGCCGGACCCGGTGGCGCTGCGGCTGCTCGCCGACCGGGGGGCCGCCGCGCGGCCGGGCTTCCGGATCGAGGACGATCCGGCGGCGTGCGCCGAGATCTGCCGCCGGCTCGACGGGCTGCCGCTCGCCGTCGAACTCGCCGCCGCCCGGCTGCGGATGCTCACCCCGCGTGGTCTCGCCGACCGCCTGGACGACCGCTTCCGGCTGCTCACCTCGGGCAGCCGCACGGTCCTGCCGCGCCAGCAGACCCTGCGCGCGGTCGTCGACTGGTCCTGGGACCTGCTGGACGCGCCCGAACGCGCCGTCCTGCGGCGGCTGTCGGTCTTCGCGGGCGGCTGCGACCTGGCGGCGGCGGAGGCGGTCTGCGCGGACGGCCCGGGCCGGGCGGCCGAGATCCCCGCGGCCGACGTCCCCGAGGAGGACGTCGCCGTGCTCGTCGGCTCGCTCGTCGACAAGTCGCTCGTCGTCGCCGCGCCCGCCGACGACGGGGAGATGCGCTACCGGCTGCTGGAGACCGTCGGCGAGTACGCGGCCGAGCGGCTCGACGAGGCGGGGGAGCGGGCCGCCGTCGAGCGCCGGCACCTCGTCCACTACCGGGAGCTGGCCCGGACCAGCGAGCCCCTGCTGCGCGGCCCGGATCAGCGCGTCCTGCTCGACCGGCTGGAGCGCGAGCACGACAACCTGCGCACCGCGCTGCGGCGGGCCGTCGCCGCGCGGGACGAGCAGGAGGCGCTGTGCCTGGTGCTGTCCCTCGGCTGGTTCTGGCAGCTGCGCGACCACCGCGTCGACGGGAGCACGTGGGCGGAGGCCGTCATGGGCCTGGGCCCCGATCCGTTCGACGCGCCCGTGCGGCCGGCCCCGCCGCTGTACGAGCGGTGCATCGACGCGCCGCCGCCGATGTCGCCCGAGCTGCTGGAAGAGGCCCGGCGCGAGGTCCGGCTGGTCTGGCTGTCCAACCGGGAGCACGACATCCGGGTGATGGAGGACCCGGAGATCCAGGACTGGATGCGCCGCGTCGCCGACGCCTACGGGCCGGGGCAGCCGCAGAACTGCCGCGTGCCGGGCTTCGCCTGGTACTTCGTCCGGCTGTTCACCGGCGACGTGGAGAGCATCTACCGGAACCTGGACAGCGGCGTCGACCTGTGCCGCGAGCTCGGCTACGACTGGGAGCTCGCCTTCCACCTCCAGCAGCGGGCCAAGGTGCTCAACGAGATACCCGCCCGCGCCGACCTGGGGCTGCGGGACGCCGACGAGAGCCTGGAGCTGTTCCGCCGGATCGGGGACGTCTGGGGGGTGGCCGAGGCGCTGGCGGGGCGCGCCGAGAGCCACGAGCGGCGGGGCGCGTTCGCGGAGGCCGCGCGGGACTACCGCGAGGCGCTCGACAACGCCCGCGAGCTGGGGTCGCGCGCCCAGCTCCCGATGCTCAGGTGCCGGCTCGCCGACGTGCTCATCGAGGCCGGGGAGATCGACGGGGCGGAGGGCGAGCGGCTGCTGCGGGAGGCGCTGGAGGAGGCCGAGCCGCTGAACCCCGACGCCGCCTATTTCATCCGGATCTCGCTCGGCATCCGGATCGCCCGCAACGGCGGCCACGCCGAGGCGCGGGAGATCTTCGAGGCGCTGTACGGGGAGTTGCAGGACCGTTCCATCCCGCTGTTCGCCAGCATGCTCCAGAGCGTGCTCGGCTGGCTCGACGTCCTCCAGGGCAGGCCGGCCGACGCGCTGCCCAAGCTCCGCTCCGCGCTGACCTCGACCGACGACCCGCTCACCGCCCTCGTCGCCGCGCACCTGCCCGTGCACATGCTCCTCAACGCCGCCCTCGCCAACTCCGCACTGCCCGGCCGCGAGCACGCCGCGGCGGCGGCCCGGCTGCTGGGCGCGGTCGCCGTCCTGCGTCCCGCCGGGCTGTACGAGGCGTCCGTGGAGCGGGAGGTCAGGGAGCGGGCGACGGCCGCCGCCCTGGCCGCCCTGGGCGAGGAGGCGTACGCGCGGGCGCACGCCGAGGGCGGCCGCCTCACGCTGGAGGAGGCCGCC is a window from the Streptomyces mobaraensis genome containing:
- a CDS encoding AfsR/SARP family transcriptional regulator; this translates as MRYGILGTTQAHTDDGRPVAVGGARLRALLAALALNPGRGHASGTLIDLVWGDEPPADAPGALQALVARLRRALGAGAVESVAGGYRLNARPDDVDLHRFQRLADEGERTLADGDPVKAAGLLDDALALWRGSALSDLPGHEALAARLDARHLAARRGRLAASVALGDPDAALPELAELCADHPLDEPLHALRLRALRAAGRPAEALAAYEDVRAAFSDRLGTDPGPELRALHAELLGGGGEGAGDPWASGASGGAASGRSGRPGRPAPGRTAGADGSSDGSSDGSSDGSGTAAGWPGHPGGPGPEAAARDAGGTAGRHGQAGWAGPDDRTGQAGQDGQARQTGRVGQGGWAGQDAQNGRDGRDGRVREGGTDGQSSWAGVAGTAGATGTAGVPGTGGEGASAGVGHPAGQTGQGGQPGSDGQSGPDGPPGPAGHPGSAAPSSSNSSSSSSAHGTPGAYASPAPPRPYADGTQGRPAGAGAEGSALAPTALAPAGRAPRGNLRARLTSFVGREDDVLVIRRDLERHRLVTLLGPGGAGKTRLSQEAAEAVARETGAWPDGVWLAELAPVDDPATVPEAVLTALGGRETVVRGTVEGLRAASEATSGDPLARLAELCGPRRMLLVLDNCEHVIDAAARLAETLLAHCPGVTVLATSREPLAVPGESVRPVEPLPDPVALRLLADRGAAARPGFRIEDDPAACAEICRRLDGLPLAVELAAARLRMLTPRGLADRLDDRFRLLTSGSRTVLPRQQTLRAVVDWSWDLLDAPERAVLRRLSVFAGGCDLAAAEAVCADGPGRAAEIPAADVPEEDVAVLVGSLVDKSLVVAAPADDGEMRYRLLETVGEYAAERLDEAGERAAVERRHLVHYRELARTSEPLLRGPDQRVLLDRLEREHDNLRTALRRAVAARDEQEALCLVLSLGWFWQLRDHRVDGSTWAEAVMGLGPDPFDAPVRPAPPLYERCIDAPPPMSPELLEEARREVRLVWLSNREHDIRVMEDPEIQDWMRRVADAYGPGQPQNCRVPGFAWYFVRLFTGDVESIYRNLDSGVDLCRELGYDWELAFHLQQRAKVLNEIPARADLGLRDADESLELFRRIGDVWGVAEALAGRAESHERRGAFAEAARDYREALDNARELGSRAQLPMLRCRLADVLIEAGEIDGAEGERLLREALEEAEPLNPDAAYFIRISLGIRIARNGGHAEAREIFEALYGELQDRSIPLFASMLQSVLGWLDVLQGRPADALPKLRSALTSTDDPLTALVAAHLPVHMLLNAALANSALPGREHAAAAARLLGAVAVLRPAGLYEASVEREVRERATAAALAALGEEAYARAHAEGGRLTLEEAAALV
- a CDS encoding site-2 protease family protein: MASDATHAERRVSPVFLALVAVMAVSMWAVWTDYAASPGFAVFLFVVSGWVVSLCLHEYAHARTALHGGDITVGAKGYLTLNPLKYTHAVLSVVLPVIFVIMGGIGLPGGAVFIERHRVRGRWKHSLISAAGPLTNVLFAVVCAAPFWLGALDGVPDTFRYALGFMVLLQVSAAILNLLPVPGMDGYGIVEPWLSPGVRRQVEPFAPFGFLALFGFLMIPEVNNAFFDLIHAVLRVLGVEEWDAYWGRRLFQFWDAPESVPSPADQWQWIRVG
- the npdG gene encoding NADPH-dependent F420 reductase, which gives rise to MTTSADTTKPAAKDPWDLPDVSGLVVGVLGGTGDQGRGLAYRLAKAGQRVIIGSRAAERAEAAAAELGLGVEGADNAECARRSDIVIVAVPWEGHGKTLEALREELAGKLVIDCVNPLGFDKQGAYALKPEEGSAAQQAAALLPESRVTAAFHHLSAVLLSDPEIDEIDTDVMVLGENRADTDLVQALAARIPGMRGVFAGRLRNAHQVESLVANLISANRRYKAHAGLRVTDV